A single region of the Gracilibacillus caseinilyticus genome encodes:
- a CDS encoding RNA polymerase sigma factor SigX, which produces MMKTTFEDLYDKYHQDLFQYIFYLVKDKAQAEDLIQEVYIKVLSAYSSFNGDSAEKTWLFSIARHTTFDYFRKLKRKRMKIQDFFNWEDDGEKLTSTMEEPEDSILHNDEMHQVYHCLDQCTVDQKQVVILRYIQEFSIKETAEILKWSTSKVKTTQHRALKVLQTCMMTSSEKEDVNHE; this is translated from the coding sequence GATCTTTATGACAAATACCATCAAGATCTCTTCCAATATATCTTCTACCTGGTTAAGGACAAAGCACAAGCGGAAGACCTTATTCAAGAAGTTTATATTAAAGTGCTCAGTGCCTATTCTAGCTTTAATGGAGACAGCGCTGAAAAAACCTGGCTTTTTTCCATTGCCAGGCATACTACATTTGATTATTTTCGAAAGTTGAAGCGGAAACGCATGAAGATACAAGATTTTTTTAATTGGGAAGATGATGGTGAAAAGTTAACATCAACAATGGAGGAACCGGAAGATTCCATACTTCATAATGATGAGATGCATCAAGTCTATCATTGTTTGGATCAATGTACCGTGGATCAGAAGCAGGTCGTTATTCTACGGTACATACAGGAATTCTCTATTAAAGAAACAGCAGAAATATTAAAGTGGTCTACCAGCAAAGTGAAAACAACACAACATCGTGCATTAAAAGTTTTGCAAACCTGCATGATGACATCTAGTGAAAAGGAGGATGTTAATCATGAATAA